TGTCTGAAAGCGTATCTGAAGGCACGCTCTTGGAATGGAAGAAAAAAGTTGGCGAAGCAGTTGCCCGTGACGAAATCCTGATCGATATCGAAACTGACAAAGTGGTTTTGGAAGTACCTTCTCCACAAGCCGGCGTATTGGTTGAAATCGTAGCTCAAGACGGTGAAACCGTTGTTGCCGACCAAGTTTTGGCACGCATCGATACAGCTGCTACTGCCGCTGCTGAAGCACCAGCCGCCGCTCCTGCCGAAGCTGCCCCAGCTGCTGCTCCTGCTGCTGCACAAAACAACGCCGCTATGCCTGCCGCTGCCAAACTGGCTGCCGAGACCGGTGTTGACGTGAACGCATTGCAAGGTTCCGGCCGTGACGGTCGCGTATTGAAAGAAGACGTACAAAATGCCGCTGCCAAACCTGCCGCAGCCGCTGCTCCTGCTGTTGCACTTCCTGCCGGCGCACGTCCTGAAGAACGCGTACCAATGAGCCGCCTGCGTGCCCGTGTTGCAGAACGCCTCTTGGCTTCTCAACAAGAAAATGCCATTCTGACTACATTCAACGAAGTCAACATGAAACCAATCATGGACTTGCGTGCGAAGTACAAAGAAAAATTCGAGAAAGAACACGGCGTAAAACTGGGCTTCATGTCCTTCTTCGTTAAAGCCGCTGTTGCCGCCCTGAAAAAATATCCGGTTGTGAATGCTTCCGTTGACGGCAAAGACATCGTGTACCACGGCTACTTCGACATCGGTATCGCGATTGGCAGCCCACGCGGTTTGGTTGTACCTATCTTGCGCGATGCCGACCAAATGAGCATTGCCGACATCGAACAAGCAATTGTTGATTACGCGAAAAAAGCCAAAGACGGCAAAATCGCTATCGAAGATCTGACCGGCGGTACATTCAGTATTACCAACGGCGGTACTTTCGGTTCTATGATGTCCACCCCGATCATCAACCCGCCTCAATCTGCGATTTTGGGTATGCACGCCACTAAAGAGCGTGCTGTGGTTGAAAACGGCCAAGTTGTTGTCCGTCCAATGATGTATCTGGCTCTGTCTTACGACCACCGTATCATTGACGGCCGCGAAGCTGTATTGACCTTGGTAGCCATTAAAGACGCATTGGAAGACCCAGCTCGCCTGTTGTTGGATCTGTAATCGTTTCAGACGGCCTTTTATTTATTAATGAAAAGGCCGTCTGAATTTTTATTTAGATGTAGCGTAATGTAGTATCGTGCTACAATAGGCTCAACGAACGATTGAGGCCGTCTGAAACATTTGATTCGAATGAATCGGCAGATATGGACTTTCAGACGGCCTTTTCTTAAAACCATCAAAACGCAGTCATTCAAAATAAAAAAGAAACACAAAGTATCGTTTTTATTTTGAGATACTGCCAAAAGCAAAGGATGACACGATGTCTCAATATGATGTAGTAGTGATTGGTGCAGGCCCGGGCGGATACGTTGCCGCCATCCGTGCCGCGCAACTGGGTTTCAAAACCGCTTGCGTCGATGCAGGCGTCAACAAAGCTGGCGATGCCCCTGCCTTGGGCGGTACTTGCTTGAACGTAGGCTGTATTCCTTCCAAAGCCCTGTTGCAATCCAGCGAACATTTCCACGCAGCGCAACACGAGTTTGCCGAACACGGCATCACTGTCGGCGACGTGAAATTCGACGCGGCCAAAATGATTGAGCGCAAAGATGCCATCGTGACCAAACTGACCGGCGGCGTGAAATTCCTGTTCCAAAAAAACAAAGTAACCAGCCTGTTCGGTACTGCTTCTTTTGCCGGTAAAAATGGCGATGCTTACCAAATCGAAGTCGATAACAAAGGCGAGAAAACCGTTATCGAAGCCAAACACGTCATCGTAGCAACCGGTTCCGTACCGCGTCCGCTGCCACAAGTCGCTATCGACAATGTGAACGTATTGGACAACGAAGGCGCATTGAACCTGACCGAAGTACCTGCCAAACTCGGAGTGATCGGTTCCGGCGTGATTGGTTTGGAAATGGGTTCCGTATGGAACCGCGTGGGTGCGGAAGTTACCATTCTTGAAGCTGCGCCGACCTTCCTGGCCGCCACCGACCAACAAATCGCCAAAGAAGCCTTCAAATACTTTACCAAAGAGCAAGGTTTGAACATCGAATTGGGCGTGAAAATCGGCGACATCAAATCTGAAGGCAAGGGCGTTTCCGTTGCTTACGAAACTGCTGCCGGCGAAGCCAAAACCGAAGTATTCGACAAACTGATCGTTGCCATCGGCCGTATTCCAAACACCAAAGGCCTGAACGCCGAAGCTGTCGGCTTGGAAAAAGACGAACGCGGCTTTATCAAAGTGGACGGCGAATGCCGTAGCAACCTGCCTAATGTATGGGCAATCGGTGACGTGGTTCGCGGCCCGAT
This genomic interval from Neisseria sp. Marseille-Q5346 contains the following:
- the odhB gene encoding 2-oxoglutarate dehydrogenase complex dihydrolipoyllysine-residue succinyltransferase, producing the protein MIIDVKVPMLSESVSEGTLLEWKKKVGEAVARDEILIDIETDKVVLEVPSPQAGVLVEIVAQDGETVVADQVLARIDTAATAAAEAPAAAPAEAAPAAAPAAAQNNAAMPAAAKLAAETGVDVNALQGSGRDGRVLKEDVQNAAAKPAAAAAPAVALPAGARPEERVPMSRLRARVAERLLASQQENAILTTFNEVNMKPIMDLRAKYKEKFEKEHGVKLGFMSFFVKAAVAALKKYPVVNASVDGKDIVYHGYFDIGIAIGSPRGLVVPILRDADQMSIADIEQAIVDYAKKAKDGKIAIEDLTGGTFSITNGGTFGSMMSTPIINPPQSAILGMHATKERAVVENGQVVVRPMMYLALSYDHRIIDGREAVLTLVAIKDALEDPARLLLDL
- the lpdA gene encoding dihydrolipoyl dehydrogenase, which gives rise to MSQYDVVVIGAGPGGYVAAIRAAQLGFKTACVDAGVNKAGDAPALGGTCLNVGCIPSKALLQSSEHFHAAQHEFAEHGITVGDVKFDAAKMIERKDAIVTKLTGGVKFLFQKNKVTSLFGTASFAGKNGDAYQIEVDNKGEKTVIEAKHVIVATGSVPRPLPQVAIDNVNVLDNEGALNLTEVPAKLGVIGSGVIGLEMGSVWNRVGAEVTILEAAPTFLAATDQQIAKEAFKYFTKEQGLNIELGVKIGDIKSEGKGVSVAYETAAGEAKTEVFDKLIVAIGRIPNTKGLNAEAVGLEKDERGFIKVDGECRSNLPNVWAIGDVVRGPMLAHKASDEGVAVAERIAGQKPHIDFNNVPFVIYTDPEIAWVGKTEEQLKAEGVEYKKGTSGFGANGRALAMGKAKGTVKVLADAKTDRILGVHMIGPVVSELVTEGVTALEFFASSEDIARIIHAHPTLSEVVHEAALAADKRALHG